The Larus michahellis chromosome 2, bLarMic1.1, whole genome shotgun sequence genome window below encodes:
- the CLUL1 gene encoding clusterin-like protein 1 encodes MKSSWLFIIYVLWLNGHQCAPTRQEEMNPRENLKLLSEVGEKYVDEEVKKALIGIKQMKIMMQKNEDKHVDLMKTLKKSSEEKQQALRLMDEVKERLEEEERQCQASLKNLWDECESCLESTCMRYYTTCKHGLSTFRRKVEDFLRKIPPLIFTFHEDQGKDIQFNEKPEKEDTQLVKMENLFSQLLSDMGSIFDRSFIFFKQMQKEFDQSFQAYFMSDLNLNESPSMPALPEDTTRNDGSQKGWGIPGFLQTIFDFSRTVFEGVSEVITEVFDEYRNSRRDVPEQAKDPDRSGMFSKIGSGRHRLLCRELRENSSGCPQFHERCQKCQDNLLHDCPNVPELHIKFDEAFKLVNLSGEQYEQILQVVQHHTEDTSYLLNKMKERFGWVSELSNMTIGPENIFNIVKVVPGDPSGKNETVVDVNILTSPTFTIKVPPNLDTKSAEFIEYIAGKALQLYKQNF; translated from the exons ATGAAGTCCTCTTGGTTGTTTATAATATACGTGCTATGGCTGAACGGACATCAGTGCGCACCGACAAGGCAGGAGGAAATGAATCCCCGGGAAAACCTGAAGC TATTATCTGAAGTTGGAGAGAAGTATGTAGATGAAGAGGTAAAGAAAGCTTTGATTGGTATTAAGCAGATGAAAATTATGAtgcaaaaaaatgaagataagcaCGTAGATCTGATGAAAACCTTGAAGAagagcagtgaagaaaaacag CAAGCCTTGCGACTTATGGACGAAGTAAAGGAAAGattagaagaagaagaaagacaaTGTCAAGCATCCTTGAAAAATTTATGGGATGAATGTGAATCTTGTTTAGAAAGTACCTGCATGAGATATTACACAACTTGCAAACATGGTTTATCAACATTTAGAAGAAAG GTTGAAGATTTTTTGAGGAAAATACCTCCactcatttttacttttcatgaGGATCAAGGAAAAGACATCCAGTTTAATGAAAAGCCTGAGAAAGAGGATACCCAGCTAGTAAAAATGGAAAATCTATTTAGCCAACTATTATCAGACATGGGCTCAATATTtgacagaagtttcattttttttaagcagatgcAAAAAGAATTTGACCAGTCTTTTCAGGCGTATTTCATGTCTGATCTGAACTTGAATGAGTCCCCCAGCATGCCAGCTTTACCTGAGGACACCACCAGAAATGACGGCTCACAGAAAGGCTGGGGTATACCTGGCTTCTTACAGACAATTTTTGATTTCAGCAGGACAGTGTTTGAAGGTGTCAGTGAGGTGATTACTGAAGTATTTGACGAATACAGAAATAGTAGAAGAGATGTGCCAGAACAAGCCAAAG ATCCCGACAGAAGTGGCATGTTCTCAAAGATTGGATCAGGGCGCCATAGGCTTCTGTGCAGGGAGCTTCGGGAGAACTCCTCTGGATGCCCACAGTTTCATGAGAGATGTCAGAAATGTCAAGACAATCTTTTGCATG ACTGCCCCAATGTTCCTGAACTGCACATCAAGTTTGATGAAGCCTTTAAACTGGTTAATCTCTCGGGGGAACAGTATGAGCAGATTCTCCAGGTGGTTCAGCATCATACAGAAGACACTTCGTACTTGttgaacaaaatgaaagaaaggttTGGGTGGGTGTCTGAGTTATCCAATATGACCATCggaccagaaaatattttcaatatagtTAAG GTGGTACCCGGGGATCCTTCTGGTAAAAATGAAACCGTGGTAGACGTGAATATTCTGACTTCACCTACTTTTACCATTAAAGTTCCTCCCAACTTAGACACAAAGAGTGCTGAATTCATTGAATACATAGCTGGGAAAGCACTGCAACTATATAAGCAGAATTTTTAA